The Daucus carota subsp. sativus chromosome 7, DH1 v3.0, whole genome shotgun sequence genome window below encodes:
- the LOC108194759 gene encoding uncharacterized protein LOC108194759, with protein sequence MKSISSATEKPKEVVDFLRGVQPSNPAQSEVEMVKCDSCGFTEDCTPEYIIQIREKYDGRWICGLCAEAVKDQVLRSDGNMSTEEALERHMAFCLNFQSSSPPSSTLEHPIFAMGRILRRSLDSPKGLQSTPNSPVQGDRRSSLLRSQSCFSSLSS encoded by the coding sequence ATGAAGAGTATATCATCGGCAACTGAAAAACCAAAAGAGGTGGTAGATTTTTTACGCGGTGTCCAACCAAGCAATCCTGCTCAATCTGAAGTGGAGATGGTGAAATGTGATTCTTGTGGATTTACAGAGGACTGCACTCCAGAGTACATAATTCAAATCCGCGAAAAATATGACGGAAGATGGATTTGTGGCTTGTGTGCGGAGGCTGTGAAAGATCAGGTCTTGAGATCAGATGGAAATATGAGCACTGAAGAAGCTCTGGAAAGGCACATGGCTTTCTGTCTTAACTTCCAATCTTCAAGCCCCCCTTCAAGTACTTTAGAGCACCCGATATTCGCCATGGGAAGAATTCTCAGGAGAAGTTTGGATTCTCCGAAAGGTCTTCAATCGACTCCTAATAGTCCGGTTCAAGGGGATCGTCGTTCTTCGTTGCTTCGTTCCCAGAGTTGTTTCTCTTCTCTGTCTTCATGA